One window of Bacteroides sp. AN502(2024) genomic DNA carries:
- a CDS encoding choice-of-anchor J domain-containing protein, with protein MKKILNALFLTLLAVFTFSSCSDVPAPYDILGEGDVPGLTGDGTKENPYNIEAAQKKQDGSIAWVQGYIVGAIENVYDDKGEFAGNKASFTAPFNITSNVLIAESPDETNESKCLPVKIKNGSALSTALNLKDHPENQGGVLLIQGELNAGFGKAALINTTAAVFNNKGIGEEQGGGEELDPNNPLGLDTSVAPLTDFSNDFSDVEHQKDYSKVGWINKAVKGTRVWQGSIFTSQKYLAASTYGVNSGETAEYWFVTPYFTVSAEKQFTFKATVNKYSETMSLKVFFLQMKDGKMERHEISVTDIPTTGAYQWTGDLKVALSTYAGQNGFIGFQYIATRGEEVQTYGIDDIVYGEGGGTEAPAGDDPFGLDASNPKTTFEANFEDITTQNQNYSLDGWINKAIQATNIWQTGTYKSDKYIKATPYNVAADVTMEAWFITPAFTVNSANKFTFDCAGANWKEGMTLKVFFLQKEANGKVIRNEISVNQIPTSGTNFAWVKDINVDLSSYNGKVGFVGFQYIVVSTGVNKSLPTYQIDNVKYGTGEGGGTEPEPSTGELFISEYVEGSSYNKYIEIYNPTSQSIDLSSYVLKLEQDGKGTWTKEVTLSGSLASKSVIIYKNSQATVYAGEAIVNNDVINFNGNDPVGLFKNGKLIDLFGASSETPGQAVADFAKDKTFRRKATVKAPSTVFNTEEWEVLAKNDISGLGSHTME; from the coding sequence ATGAAAAAGATTCTAAATGCTTTATTCTTGACACTGCTTGCGGTGTTTACATTTAGTTCATGTAGTGATGTACCGGCTCCTTACGATATATTGGGAGAAGGTGATGTCCCGGGATTGACGGGTGATGGTACAAAAGAGAATCCATATAATATTGAAGCAGCGCAGAAAAAACAAGACGGTTCTATTGCTTGGGTGCAAGGATATATTGTGGGTGCTATAGAAAATGTATATGATGATAAAGGAGAATTTGCAGGCAATAAAGCCAGCTTTACTGCTCCTTTTAATATCACATCTAATGTGCTCATTGCTGAAAGTCCTGATGAAACTAATGAAAGCAAATGCTTGCCGGTAAAAATAAAGAATGGAAGTGCTCTGTCTACTGCTTTAAATCTGAAAGACCATCCTGAAAATCAGGGAGGAGTCTTATTGATTCAAGGTGAGTTGAATGCCGGTTTTGGTAAGGCAGCATTGATTAATACGACAGCAGCAGTATTTAATAATAAGGGGATTGGTGAAGAACAAGGCGGTGGAGAAGAACTAGACCCGAATAATCCTTTGGGATTGGATACTTCAGTAGCTCCGTTGACTGATTTTTCTAACGACTTTTCAGATGTTGAACATCAAAAAGATTATTCAAAAGTCGGTTGGATTAACAAGGCCGTAAAAGGAACGAGAGTATGGCAAGGAAGCATTTTTACTTCTCAAAAATATTTGGCAGCTTCAACTTATGGGGTAAATAGTGGTGAGACAGCAGAATATTGGTTTGTGACTCCTTACTTTACTGTTAGTGCGGAAAAGCAATTTACTTTTAAAGCTACTGTAAATAAGTATTCTGAAACAATGTCTTTGAAGGTATTCTTCTTGCAGATGAAAGATGGTAAAATGGAACGTCATGAAATATCTGTTACTGATATTCCTACTACCGGTGCGTATCAATGGACAGGTGATTTAAAGGTAGCTCTAAGTACTTATGCTGGACAGAATGGTTTTATCGGTTTCCAGTATATAGCAACACGAGGTGAAGAGGTACAGACTTATGGAATTGATGACATTGTGTATGGCGAAGGTGGCGGAACTGAAGCTCCTGCTGGTGATGACCCGTTTGGATTAGATGCTTCTAACCCTAAAACAACTTTTGAAGCGAACTTTGAAGACATCACAACACAGAACCAGAATTATAGTTTGGACGGGTGGATTAATAAGGCTATTCAAGCGACTAATATTTGGCAAACTGGAACCTATAAAAGCGATAAATATATTAAAGCAACCCCTTATAATGTAGCTGCTGATGTAACAATGGAGGCATGGTTTATCACTCCTGCCTTTACTGTTAATTCGGCTAATAAATTTACATTTGACTGTGCCGGAGCAAATTGGAAAGAAGGTATGACACTGAAAGTCTTCTTTTTACAGAAGGAGGCTAATGGAAAGGTTATTAGAAATGAAATCTCAGTTAATCAGATTCCTACTTCGGGAACTAATTTTGCATGGGTGAAAGATATCAATGTTGATTTGAGCAGTTATAATGGTAAAGTGGGGTTTGTTGGATTCCAATATATAGTTGTAAGTACAGGTGTAAATAAGAGTTTGCCTACATACCAAATTGACAATGTGAAATATGGTACAGGTGAAGGTGGTGGAACTGAACCGGAACCAAGTACAGGTGAACTATTTATTTCTGAATATGTAGAAGGTTCTTCTTATAATAAATATATAGAAATTTACAATCCAACTAGTCAATCAATCGATTTATCTTCTTATGTGTTAAAACTGGAACAAGATGGTAAAGGGACGTGGACTAAAGAAGTTACTTTAAGTGGTTCGCTCGCTTCCAAGTCTGTTATTATATATAAAAACAGCCAGGCTACTGTTTATGCTGGAGAAGCTATTGTTAATAATGATGTTATCAATTTTAATGGTAATGACCCTGTAGGGTTATTTAAGAATGGAAAGCTAATAGATCTTTTTGGCGCATCTTCAGAAACACCGGGACAAGCTGTCGCAGATTTTGCAAAGGATAAGACTTTTAGGAGAAAGGCTACAGTAAAAGCTCCTTCTACGGTCTTTAATACAGAAGAGTGGGAGGTCTTAGCTAAGAATGATATATCTGGATTAGGTTCTCATACCATGGAATAA
- a CDS encoding DNA/RNA non-specific endonuclease, producing the protein MKYKFAYLLNVVLYVLVCISCDSDDENNNNSSNFATGIVELPALRNGANDVLITHSTTFKGQKVTSFSMEYDKSKKHSRWVAFRFDNQTRLHDGATRGNEFIPDPSLDTEYQRIQADFGRKGYDRGHLCASADRLYQQEANDQTFYYTNMSPQRNNFNTGIWVDLEGQVQSWGRSCTASDTLYVVKGGTIDKEEQIKEYIGGDRSKPVPKYYYMALLFKKGESFKAIAFWMEHTDNKPSKPIKLVDYALSIDELEEKTGIDFFPSLNDNLENVLEATYLAKAWPGLG; encoded by the coding sequence ATGAAATATAAATTTGCATATCTGCTGAATGTTGTATTATATGTTTTAGTATGTATCTCTTGCGATAGCGATGACGAAAATAACAATAACTCCAGTAATTTTGCCACCGGCATTGTAGAACTCCCCGCTCTTCGCAATGGTGCAAACGATGTATTAATAACTCACTCTACTACTTTCAAAGGACAGAAAGTAACCTCTTTCAGTATGGAATACGATAAGAGTAAGAAGCACTCTCGTTGGGTTGCATTCAGATTCGATAATCAAACTAGACTGCATGATGGGGCAACTCGTGGTAATGAATTTATTCCGGACCCTTCTCTTGATACGGAATATCAGCGTATTCAAGCTGATTTTGGAAGAAAAGGTTATGATAGAGGGCACCTCTGCGCTTCTGCCGACCGACTTTATCAGCAAGAAGCCAACGACCAGACCTTTTATTATACGAATATGAGTCCACAACGGAACAATTTTAATACAGGAATTTGGGTGGATTTGGAAGGACAAGTGCAGTCATGGGGTCGTAGTTGTACAGCTTCAGATACCTTATATGTGGTAAAAGGCGGAACGATTGATAAGGAAGAACAAATAAAAGAATATATAGGTGGTGACCGTAGCAAGCCTGTTCCTAAATATTATTATATGGCTTTATTGTTTAAAAAGGGAGAATCTTTCAAAGCGATTGCCTTTTGGATGGAACATACTGACAATAAACCGTCAAAACCAATAAAGCTTGTTGACTATGCATTATCCATAGATGAACTGGAAGAAAAGACAGGAATTGATTTCTTTCCGAGTCTGAATGATAATTTAGAAAATGTGCTCGAGGCTACCTATTTAGCCAAAGCGTGGCCGGGGTTGGGATAA
- a CDS encoding DUF5689 domain-containing protein encodes MKKLLSILCAGLLLCGAGLTSCENYDDPVTGNAYGNNSIPEGRTISIAALKEKYNDFIDTDKDTYTTIEEETRIEGVITCDDESGNLYKKLVVADETGAIVIGVNATGLYAFCPVGQKVVIDCKGLQIGSYRKQAQIGTVYNNSVGRMPEYVWKQHVRLINEPKLYYPELTPIEISTPADLKAIDLKEAPVLVTFKNVKLSEADGTATYAPGDEGSVKRYFTYADGTQSGSSLFLYTSAYANFSLEVMPQGSVNITGILLRYNNQWEVIVRTLNDIKRNN; translated from the coding sequence ATGAAGAAATTACTATCTATATTATGTGCCGGATTGCTGCTATGTGGCGCAGGGCTCACTTCCTGTGAGAACTATGATGATCCGGTGACGGGAAATGCGTATGGCAATAATTCGATTCCGGAAGGGCGCACGATTTCAATCGCTGCATTGAAAGAGAAATACAATGACTTTATTGATACAGATAAAGACACTTATACGACTATCGAAGAGGAAACGCGTATTGAAGGAGTGATCACTTGCGATGACGAAAGTGGAAACCTGTACAAGAAGCTGGTGGTCGCAGACGAAACGGGTGCTATCGTTATCGGTGTCAATGCAACCGGATTGTATGCCTTCTGCCCGGTAGGACAGAAAGTGGTAATCGACTGTAAAGGTTTGCAGATAGGTAGCTATCGTAAACAGGCACAGATTGGAACAGTTTATAATAATTCTGTAGGCCGTATGCCTGAGTATGTCTGGAAGCAACATGTACGTTTGATTAATGAACCTAAATTATACTATCCGGAACTGACACCGATTGAGATTTCCACTCCTGCCGATCTTAAAGCTATAGACTTGAAAGAAGCTCCGGTATTGGTTACTTTCAAAAATGTGAAACTTTCCGAAGCGGATGGAACAGCTACTTACGCTCCGGGAGATGAAGGTTCTGTGAAACGTTATTTTACGTATGCCGACGGTACACAGAGTGGAAGTAGCTTATTCCTTTATACTAGTGCTTATGCAAACTTCTCGTTGGAAGTGATGCCGCAAGGCAGTGTAAATATTACAGGTATTCTGTTGCGTTACAATAATCAGTGGGAGGTTATTGTCCGCACTTTGAACGATATCAAACGAAATAATTAA
- a CDS encoding TonB-dependent receptor yields the protein MKQRLGLSIVLICLMPALFAQQKAKQNAREDNASFMFTESQLNEDDDAAQSTSALVTSNNDVYLSNVGYLFSPMRFRVRGYDSQYSDMYINGVQFNDAETGRFSYGLIGGLNDVTRNKEGIGPFEINNFTFGAIGGASNINLRASQYAAGSKLTLSGSNRNYILRGIYTYSTGLMNNGWAFTGSLGYRWGNEGNIEGIKYNSLSYFLGAEKVFNDRHSLSLATWGTPTERGQQMAATEEAYYLANSHYYNPNWGYQNGEKRNARIVRQFEPSAIASWNFTIDDNKKLVTSAGFKYSNYGKSALGWNGNAADPRPDYYKKLPSSIFDVWESVPTADELQQFNEVTNNWKNNKAYRQLDWDALYFANKQANALGKETLYYVEERHEDQLAFNLSSVFNHQWNERNSYVAGIAVNTTKGMHYKKMKDLLGGQLYTDVDKFAVRDHGASSGMVQNDLDNPNRRIGEGDKFGYDYNIYVNKQSAWVRYQGNNGRSLNYFVSGKIGSTQMFRDGLMRNGRAPLKSLGSSGTAKFLEGGVKAGLNWAINGNHSFTLNAGYEERAPLAYNSFIAPRIKNDFVRDLKTERIIGGDLTYNFNASWVMGRLTGYYTRFQNQVEMDAFYNDSEARFTYLSMNGIEKEHWGIEAAATFKLTSELSLTAIGTWSEAKYINNPDAVMTYESENESKNDRVYTEGMRANGTPLSAYSLALDYNVNGWFFNLTGNYYDRVYIDFSSYRRLGSVLDKSGAGVDANGNPVLNIPGQEKLDGGFMLDASIGKYIRLRNGKSISLNLSLTNILNNTDLRTGGFEQNRDDNYKDGDARIYKFSKNSKYFYAFPFNAFLNIGYRF from the coding sequence ATGAAACAACGACTAGGGTTATCGATCGTGCTAATTTGCTTAATGCCAGCACTTTTTGCACAGCAAAAAGCAAAGCAAAACGCTCGTGAGGACAATGCTTCTTTCATGTTTACAGAATCACAATTGAATGAGGATGATGATGCAGCACAGAGCACATCTGCATTGGTCACCTCTAACAATGATGTTTATCTGTCAAATGTAGGTTATCTGTTTAGCCCAATGAGATTTCGTGTGAGGGGATATGATTCCCAGTATAGTGACATGTATATCAATGGGGTGCAGTTTAATGATGCAGAAACAGGACGGTTCAGTTACGGATTAATAGGAGGATTAAACGATGTTACCCGTAATAAGGAAGGGATCGGTCCTTTCGAAATTAACAACTTTACTTTCGGAGCTATAGGGGGAGCTTCCAATATCAATTTACGTGCCAGCCAATATGCGGCCGGTTCAAAACTAACTTTATCAGGTAGTAACCGCAACTATATCTTGCGTGGAATATATACTTATTCTACAGGTCTGATGAATAATGGATGGGCATTTACCGGTTCATTGGGATATCGTTGGGGTAACGAGGGAAATATTGAAGGCATCAAGTACAACTCTCTATCTTATTTCCTCGGTGCTGAGAAAGTGTTCAACGATCGTCATAGTCTCTCTTTGGCAACTTGGGGAACACCGACAGAGAGAGGGCAGCAAATGGCGGCAACCGAAGAAGCTTATTATTTAGCAAACAGTCATTATTATAATCCGAACTGGGGATATCAGAATGGAGAAAAACGAAATGCACGTATTGTACGTCAGTTCGAGCCATCGGCTATTGCTTCATGGAATTTCACCATTGATGATAATAAGAAGTTAGTGACGAGTGCCGGATTCAAATATTCCAATTATGGCAAAAGTGCTTTGGGTTGGAATGGTAACGCAGCCGATCCGCGCCCGGATTATTATAAAAAGTTGCCCAGCTCCATCTTCGACGTGTGGGAATCTGTTCCTACTGCCGATGAGCTGCAGCAGTTTAATGAGGTGACCAATAATTGGAAGAACAATAAAGCTTATCGTCAGTTAGATTGGGATGCTCTTTATTTTGCCAATAAACAGGCAAATGCATTAGGCAAAGAGACACTTTATTATGTGGAAGAGCGTCATGAAGATCAGTTGGCTTTCAACTTGAGTTCTGTATTCAATCATCAATGGAATGAACGTAATAGTTACGTTGCAGGGATTGCCGTGAATACAACGAAAGGTATGCATTACAAAAAAATGAAAGACTTGCTGGGCGGACAGCTTTATACGGATGTCGATAAGTTTGCTGTACGTGACCATGGAGCTAGCTCCGGCATGGTGCAGAATGACCTTGATAATCCTAACCGTCGTATCGGTGAGGGTGATAAATTCGGCTATGACTATAATATCTATGTGAATAAGCAGAGCGCATGGGTACGTTATCAGGGTAATAATGGCAGATCATTAAATTATTTTGTTTCCGGTAAGATCGGATCTACACAAATGTTTCGTGACGGATTGATGAGAAACGGACGTGCTCCGTTGAAATCACTTGGTAGCAGCGGTACGGCGAAGTTCCTCGAAGGAGGTGTAAAAGCCGGTTTGAATTGGGCGATTAATGGTAACCATTCTTTTACACTGAACGCCGGATATGAAGAACGTGCACCGTTGGCTTATAACTCATTTATCGCTCCGCGTATTAAGAATGACTTTGTGAGAGACCTGAAAACCGAGCGTATCATTGGCGGTGATTTGACTTACAACTTCAATGCTTCATGGGTGATGGGACGTCTGACAGGTTACTATACTCGTTTCCAGAATCAGGTAGAGATGGATGCTTTCTATAATGATAGCGAAGCACGTTTCACTTATCTGTCAATGAACGGCATTGAAAAGGAACATTGGGGAATAGAGGCTGCGGCTACTTTTAAACTGACAAGTGAACTTTCATTGACAGCTATCGGTACTTGGAGCGAGGCTAAGTATATCAATAATCCGGATGCTGTAATGACGTATGAAAGTGAGAACGAATCAAAGAACGACCGTGTTTATACTGAAGGTATGCGTGCGAATGGCACTCCGCTCTCTGCTTATAGCCTTGCTTTGGATTATAACGTAAATGGCTGGTTCTTCAATTTGACCGGAAACTATTATGATCGTGTATATATCGATTTCTCAAGCTATCGTCGTCTGGGCAGTGTCTTGGATAAAAGCGGTGCCGGTGTGGATGCTAATGGAAATCCGGTTCTCAATATACCGGGTCAGGAGAAACTGGATGGCGGATTTATGTTGGATGCTTCTATTGGAAAATATATCCGTTTGCGCAATGGAAAGAGCATTAGTCTTAACTTGAGTCTGACTAATATATTGAACAATACAGATTTGCGTACAGGCGGTTTCGAGCAGAACCGTGATGACAATTACAAAGACGGTGACGCACGTATTTACAAGTTTTCCAAAAACTCTAAGTATTTCTACGCATTCCCGTTCAATGCTTTCTTGAACATTGGCTATAGATTTTAA
- a CDS encoding endonuclease/exonuclease/phosphatase family protein, whose translation MKKSLMTLGVLALFVLMAYGQEKKFALYSVAFYNMENLFDTIHDEGKNDYEYLPNGTNQWNTMKYKAKLKNMSEILSMLSTDKLPMGPAIIGVSEIENYKVLEDILKQPALADRGYRYVHHEGEDKRGVDCAFFYNPKLFELTNSKLVPYVYINDTVHKTRGFLIASGNMAGEKMHFIVNHWPSRAAASPARERAGEQVRAIKDSLLREDSTAKIVIMGDMNDDPMNKSMAVSLGAKRKPADVESTDLYNPWWDTLKKGYGTLMYKGKWNLFDQIVFTGNLLGTDRNTLKFYKHEIFRRDFMFQKEGKYKGYPKRTQAGGVWLNGYSDHLPTIIYLIKEVK comes from the coding sequence ATGAAAAAAAGCTTAATGACTTTAGGTGTACTCGCTCTTTTCGTCCTCATGGCCTACGGACAGGAAAAGAAATTTGCCCTCTACAGTGTAGCGTTCTACAATATGGAGAATTTGTTTGATACCATTCACGATGAAGGTAAGAATGACTACGAGTATCTTCCTAACGGTACTAATCAATGGAATACGATGAAGTATAAGGCTAAGCTGAAAAACATGTCGGAAATATTGAGTATGTTAAGTACCGACAAGTTGCCAATGGGGCCTGCCATTATCGGCGTTTCCGAAATCGAAAATTACAAAGTATTGGAAGACATACTGAAACAACCTGCTTTAGCGGACAGAGGTTACCGGTATGTTCACCACGAAGGAGAAGACAAACGGGGTGTGGACTGTGCTTTTTTCTATAACCCCAAACTGTTTGAACTGACAAATAGCAAGCTCGTACCTTATGTATATATCAATGACACAGTACATAAGACGCGCGGCTTCCTAATTGCCAGCGGTAATATGGCAGGAGAGAAGATGCACTTTATCGTCAATCACTGGCCTTCGAGAGCTGCTGCTTCTCCGGCACGTGAACGTGCGGGAGAGCAGGTTAGAGCTATCAAAGACTCACTATTAAGAGAAGACTCCACGGCCAAAATTGTGATCATGGGGGATATGAACGATGATCCGATGAATAAAAGTATGGCTGTATCACTTGGGGCTAAACGGAAGCCTGCTGATGTAGAATCCACAGACTTGTACAATCCTTGGTGGGATACGTTGAAGAAAGGATACGGAACTCTGATGTACAAAGGTAAATGGAATTTGTTCGATCAAATCGTATTTACCGGAAATCTATTAGGCACTGACCGCAACACACTGAAGTTCTACAAACATGAAATCTTCCGCCGCGATTTTATGTTCCAAAAAGAAGGGAAATACAAAGGATATCCTAAACGGACGCAAGCAGGCGGTGTATGGCTAAACGGATATAGCGACCACTTGCCTACTATTATTTATCTAATTAAAGAAGTGAAATGA